The window CCCTTTTTTCCAAAATCTACATTGTGAGCAGCTTTGATCTCCTACATCGGCAAAAGCAATCTCAAGATTGTATTCAAACACACGCAGGTAACATAAGTAAGAAAATGCAGTGAAAtggatgagagagagagagagagagagagaaacctgGGAAGACTCTTCCATGACTTCTTCAGCTCCAATATTGGGGGGAGGTTCAACGTTGTTGATTCGCAGTAACACAACTATCAGCTCCCCTTAAAGCTACGACCTTTACACAAAGATCCAATTAGGTTACTATCAGATTGCTTGACTAGTACTTAAGGGTTAACCATCTTCATCAGAAtttcttctctctctatttttgcCCTAACTCCGAAGAACAATCTCCGGTTCCGGTAGTAGACACACCGGAGTTTTTGATCGGAAGTAAGGGCGAAGAGATAAGTCTCAACTCTCAAGTCTCAACACAGCAGCGAATAATgatatttacttcttttttttcagcATATATTTAGGGTATGAATGTTGATTAGGTAACGGTGAAAAATAATGcatttcttaattttattaaaaaatattaccacgggaaataaatttttttattctctaacatttctaaaaatatcACCATTcactgaaaataaatatttttttttattatctaccatttatttttttggtaaaaaaataaagaataaaaatatttcttgtCAAATTTGAGAAGGAATAATCATTCCTTTTTATTCTTgcaattttattcatttatgtTCTTTTTCTATTCGTTTCTCTTTGTTTCCAGAATGATCACCAGTTGAATCCTtagtctcttaatttttaattattgttttctggTCCCTCTATTATgagttatttatgttatttgttacgaattaaaaaatagttttctaATACAGCCAAATACAAactaacattttataaaacacaACTTCCCTAAACCCCCCTAAACACCAAACTCTTTTCGCAGCTGCCAAATCGCTCGAAAACCCTAAACAGCAGAGCAGTCGCCAGCCATGGTCAAGTCTTGTAAGAAAGAAGCCATTACCAAAGTAGAGCCATCTTTCTCTCTCCTTCTAGCTTCATGTCTGTAATTTCGCCCTGGGGGTAATTTATCGAAACTACGTTTGTCTTTTTGGGGGATTTTTCTAGGTCGAAGCAGCAGCAGCACTTGACTCAAACACGAAGCCTTCGAAGAAAAGTAAGATTCTTAGCTGTTTCTTCGATGTTTGGGAGTGATTTTGTGTGTTCAACTTGTATTGTTCCCCTCCGTATTGAATTAATTGGGTTATTGGTGGCTTTGTGGTTGCTTACATGAGTACTTGATTTTGATATCGTTTGTCTTTGTTTACCTTTTAGGTAAGAGAGATGTGGAAGTTGATTTGGACATCCCAAAGGATGccaagaagcagaagaaagagTTGATTCAAGCTGTGCAAAAGGCACCAccaaagaagaacaagaagaaaaagaagaagaaggttggTTCTTTCTTCCACCAAgctattttctttattatttttttcagtcAACTTGAAAATATAGGATTAAAGTATATCTTTATTCTAACTTTGAAATCTaatcttttaattaaaaaaaaaaacagaatagtAATGTTGAAATGGTGGAGGGAGAGCAGAAACCAATTGCAAAACAAGTAAGAACTCCATCCTGTTATACTGGATTATGAATTGTATTCCTTATGGTTATGGTTTTATGTAAATGTTTTGATTGTTAAATCTTACAGTCCAAGACGCTATTTGCTGGACGTCTTCCCTTTCACACTGAGAAATCTGACTTGTAAGATGCATATactcttcttcttgttgttcTTCAGATAGAATGCTTGAAATACTTAATAATAACTCATAAACAGAGAGAAGTTCTTCAAAGAAGTTGGTGAAATCAAAGATGTTAGACTTGCCAAGGGAATCGCACATGTAGAGTTTGCTTCTGAAGAAGCAGCTCAGAAGGTAAGTTATTTCTATTCCTTATTTTGGAGTCGTTACACTGGGTGGTGGAATATGATTCTGGATGTATGTATCGTTGAATGTAGGCATTGAAACTGAATGGTGAACCATTACTAGGCCGCAATATTCTGCTTGATTTTGCTAACACGAAGCCTGCTCCACGTCCACAAAACCTAGTCAAAACGATTTTTGTTACAGGATTCAACAAGTCTCTGAGTGAAGATGAAGTATGATCCCCTCCCCTCATCTTCAACTTTCTTTAAACCAATTTCTCTACATGTTACAATAAAATTAATCTGTTATGAAACGTTGCACAGATGAAAACTGCCTTGAGAGCTCATTTTAGTGCTTGTGGAGAGATCAAAAGGATTTCTCTTCCTTATTACCAAGAGACTGGTGATAGCAAGGGGTTAGTAACTCTTCTTTGCTAGTTTggtgaatgatgatgatgaaatatatgttttcttaatctttCAGGGTGGCTTACCTAGATTTTAGTGAGGATGGATTCAACAAGGCAATGGAACTAAACGGAAGTGAACTAGGAGGACGGAACATAGTGGTGATTGAAGCTAGACCAAAAGAAAAGAATGCTGATCGAGATAGTGGACGTGGCAATGATGACAGCTCCAAGAAAGGACCTGGAAGAGGCAATGGTGAGATGAGACCGTAGAACACCCAGCAAAGCAAGTGTAATTTCGCCCTCTGCCCAAGGTTTGTTCCTCACTTCGTTCCTTAAAGCTTTTTGTGACTTGTAGAATCTCTTTCTCATAAACTTTTGCTTTTTGTATCGGCTCTGCAGGGAAGAAGGTCGTCTTCGACGATTAGTTAAAGATCTTGTCTTATCTTTCAGCCCTTTTTTGCCTAGTTTATGAGAAAAAAAACTCAAGCTCTTATATGATGATGGTTACTCTTGggatttagttttgtttttgtggGTGTGACATTTTTTCTTTGTAGAAACTTTTAATGAATTCCTTAAACCCATGGCTTCACTAATTGCCATTTTATTATTGGTCTAAACTTTTATatttagatattatattttattgatattatattatgaaatattttaattaagatattttaacaatgtgatatttttatactcttttgtaagatttttttttattggctttctattaaaaaagaaagaaaaaatgttaCAGCGATTACTTAATGGCAGAATTGTATTTCGAAGACAACCAGATAAGGTCAAAATAGAAGGAGGCCCTAAAAGCCCAAGTTGTTGATCCCAGATGCAGAAATAGAAGCCCAAGGCAGAATTCTGAGAAGCCCGATCAGCTATGATTAGCGGTAGAAACGGAGCCGTAGAGACGATGCCGCCGTAGATGTGTAGCGAGGAAGCCGAGAAGATGTTAAGATTGATTTGTCATACATTCGCGAGGCAAGCGAAGGGTTTGACTCCCTGGCAGCTGATAGCAGAGATTATGTTCCTAACCGTGGAATCAGTGGTGGAGATGATTGAGTCAATCGGTTTGAATTGTTTTCGACCCGCTCTGTCCAAAGCAGATAGTAGAGAGGTGGTGAGCATGGAGTGCTACTTACTTGCTCTTCAGATCGAGAAGGACGAAGGAGCCAACGTCCATTGGAGTAAAGATCACTGAGAGTTTTGTTCTGAGGAATACCAAGCCTGGTCAGTTCCTCGGCCCAAGGATCTTTGCAGATCCCTTCCCCATAGGAGACCAATTAAGGTGCCAATAGGTTAGACCATTTTCTATGCTCATCCTTAGCATCGGAAACACCACTGATTGTTAGCTTAGCCAAGAGTAGTTGTCTGGTCTTTCAAATAGCCACTAGTTAGTTAGGGACCCTTCCCGAACATACCAATTTTCTGTCTTTTGTAAGATTTTCAAGAGAGAATTGGTGGTATTTAGACCATTTCTAATATATCTTGCTAATATATTTCTCTGAAATAAATGTTAAGTTATTTAAAATAgggataatttgaaaaatatcttatttaagttttaaaatttgaaaaatacattttgtttaataatttttgaaaactacactttcttatatataaaaagacacTTGTATCcccttttaattaaaaaagataaaggataaaactaaatttattttacGCTCTTGTTTTAGAGTGTTTTGAAAGCAAAATACAACCTAGTGAACCACAAAGTCATAGATcatataagttaaaaaaaaaaacctacacATGTCAATACTGTGTGAATTACATAGATTAGATGCGTAGTATACAATTTTGCTTCAGTTATGTTCCATTGACGAAAAATTATTGTACTTCATACATATGAATGtacataaaataagaaatttatGTCGCGTTCTTCACTAAATCTCATGAATTACGTATTGAAAATTTTGTCTGATAAatcttgatatatattttagaataagTCCATGAATAGCTCAAAAGATGTTCTGTTACAAGTTTCAACATGAATCTTTCTagtccttttttttctttgactcATAGGCATCATCACATCAATAGACACAATAGACAGAGCTCCCCTGCGAATAAAATAGAGCTCCTTCTTGTTCCATAAGCTAAGAAGTTTAGGCAATACCAGTTGTTTGTTAACACTTAGGACTGCACGTTgagtaaaatattttacatgtaGATGGAATGACTGAACAAATTATAGTTGCATCCAATCTATTTTATATGTAGATGGAATGACTGAACAAATTATAGATGCATCCAATCTGAAAGTAGATTCTAATGAAAGCTACCTTATGTGACACAAAGTCCAGAGACTCTGCATGATTATGCTGGTGAAATAATTCATTAAGTTATTAACAAACCAAAAGCTGGTTGATGGTATATCGTTACTAGTTTTCTTGGACGGGATAATTGGCTTGTACAAGGTACTAGTTCTAGTTCTAAGGTCTGCTTTTTGAAGAACGTTAAAATGCCAGGGTGTCCCATGGGAGAAGAAGGTCCGAATTCTGGGCAGAAAATATACGAATATTACATTATGGTTATGTTAAATTCAGGATTGAGGTCTATATTTATGTAATTGTTGAAGTCGAGATTAGAAAAcgagaaaatacaaaaatgaagaaataaaaCACTCGTGAACGACACAAAATGGAAAACTAGAGGAAAAtataagaagaaggagaagaagatatgaaaaataaagaaggaGAAGAACGACAAGATAAAACAAGAacgctttttaaaaaaaaaaactacaaaaaaatattttataagataTTGTGTATTGATAGTAttgtttaaaaaacaaaatcgaATCTTGTTGAGTTTGTTAACtttgaatatttaaataattatgttgACAAAATATATTACAGTAGCTTTAATATTTTGTTGGATAATTGTGTCATTTCATGTAAATaaaagtgtagttttcaaaaaaattaaataatagtgtaattttcaaaataaaatctcataaaaatgcattttttcaaattttccctttaaaatatctctataaaatagcattgtgttattttttcttagaaatctagaattttttattttttttaatatagaagaaaaaagttatttatattttacacttaAATCAGTAGTGAGAacgcataatatatatatatatatattttttttttttttaaatgtaaaaacatgaaaaagtatatgttacaattttattttttttcagacggaagattaaaatatactattttttatctgacaaaaaaaacattaattgatAATTTGTAAAGCTTGGGAGTCAAGTGTCTAAAAACAAgcataaaaagaagaaaatatactatttctttatttgacaaaaatactaaagattaaaaaattctaaaacttGGGAGTCAAGTGTCGTCTAACCATCGACTGGCACGTGGACGTATAAAAACTAATCTTCCATTACAATCCCTAATCACCAAAACCCTTTCGGAGCAGATCGCTCGAAAAGCTAAACAGTATCCGGTCGTCATCATCTCCAGCAGTCGCCATGGTCAGGTCTAAGAAAGAGTCGCTTACCAAAGTACTCATCTTTCTCTCTCCTTCTAGCTTTTATGTCTTCTCCACTGTCTGTTCTGTCCTGAATTTCAGGGTGATCTAAACTCTGTTTGGATTTTGGGGGTTTTTCTAGGTCGAAGCAGCATCACTTGTCTCAACGACGAAGCCTTCGAAGAAAAGTAAGAGTCTTTTCTACTTTTATGTTTGTGGgtttgtatttgttttgttCGTTGTCTGTCTTTGGCTTAGTACTTTCGTGTTTCGACTTCTCTTGTTCCCTCTGTTTGGAGAACCAATTAAAAACGTTGTAATTGATGATTGGGGCTTTGTGGTTGTTTACATGAGTACTTAAGATCCAACAAGATGTTTGATTTTGGCTCAAACATAATGTTTGATTTTGACTCAAACATAATGTTTGATTTTGACTTGTTTTCTCTGGTTCCGTCTGTTTGACGACGATGAAAGCGTTATGATTGATTGATTATTGGTGCTTAAGACCCAACACAATGTTTGATTTTTGACTTGGATATTTTCGTTTGTCTTGTTTGCTTTTAGGTAAGAGAGATGCGGAAGTTGATCTAGACATCAAAAAGAAGCctaagaagcagaagaaagagGTGATTCAAGCTGAGAAAAAGGCACCACCACCAAAGAAGGTAGAGACCAGCAGTAGTAGTTCTGATTCTGAGGATGAAGTCAAGGTATAACTTCAATCATTCACTTGATGTTGTGTAGATCTTTGGTAAAATTGACTTTTTGTTGATATGTTCAGAACTTTTGTTAGGTTTGACTTTAAATTACTTAACAGTTTTATTTGATTACTCACGTTAATTGTATTACTTTTGGACATTCAGATTAAGAAAGTCACTGCCAAGAAACCTCTATCTAAGAAGGATGACTCATCTTCTGAAGATTCATCTTCGGATGAGGTATTAATCACATCATGATTCCTTAAACATTCTATTGATGTTAAAGGAATCAACATGCTTAGCTttgcaaatttatttattttatcatcaggAGGCTGTCACTGTGAAGAAGAAGCCAGCAATCCTTAAGAAAGCCAAGGCAGAGAGCAGCTCATCTGAagatgattcttcttcttcagacgAGGTATGAGTTACATTGTTACAGTGTTGGAGAAGTTTCATATCATATGCTTAATTGCTGgagagttgtcgtctcataagactaagtattttcttgggatAAATTATAATAGGAAGCCGCCCCTCCGAAGAAGCAACCAGCAGTTGTTACGAAAGCCAAGGCAGAGAGCAGCTCATCTGAGGATGATGAATCTTCTTCAGACGAGGTATGAAATGCAGCAGTACATGCTTAGTTCAATTTTTTGTGGAATTTTACACTAATCTTCAATTTGTTTTTCGATAAATTATTATTAGGAGGTCGTCCCTGCTAAGAAGCAGCCAGCAGTTGTTAAGAAAGCCAAGGTAGAGAGCATCTCATCTGAGGAAGAATCTTCTTCAGACGAGGTATGATTTGCATCATTACATGTTTAGCTCAATGTTAGGGAATGTCATATTCATCTGtatatttgttttatgatttattaGGAACCTGCCCCTGCAAAGAAGGAGCCAGCAGTTGTTAAGAAAGACAGCTCATCCGAGGAAGAATCTTCTTCAGACGAGGTATGAATTGTTTCATTACTTGTTAGCTCAATGCTAGAAAAACTTCATGTCTTATTCTTAAGTTCTGCGTAGCACATATTCTTAGTTTGCAACTTCTTTTATAAAACGTTTTTAGGAACCCGTCCCTGCGAAGAAGCAACTAACAGTTGTCAAGAGTGTCAAGCCAGCTGCAAAAGATTCATCATCCTCAGAGGATGAATCTGATGAAGACTCTGATGAAGAATCAGAAGATAAAAGGGTATGGAAATGAATTGTTACTTGCGTTGAGAAACACAATCAGCAGGACAGAAAAGTgaattgtttgtttcttttatttttaatgtatagaAAAAGGAACCTGCTACACAG is drawn from Brassica rapa cultivar Chiifu-401-42 chromosome A05, CAAS_Brap_v3.01, whole genome shotgun sequence and contains these coding sequences:
- the LOC103869544 gene encoding nucleolin 2 isoform X2; this encodes MVKSCKKEAITKVEAAAALDSNTKPSKKSKRDVEVDLDIPKDAKKQKKELIQAVQKAPPKKNKKKKKKKKQNSNVEMVEGEQKPIAKQSKTLFAGRLPFHTEKSDLEKFFKEVGEIKDVRLAKGIAHVEFASEEAAQKALKLNGEPLLGRNILLDFANTKPAPRPQNLVKTIFVTGFNKSLSEDEMKTALRAHFSACGEIKRISLPYYQETGDSKGVAYLDFSEDGFNKAMELNGSELGGRNIVVIEARPKEKNADRDSGRGNDDSSKKGPGRGNGEMRP
- the LOC103869544 gene encoding nucleolin 2 isoform X3 — encoded protein: MVKSCKKEAITKVEAAAALDSNTKPSKKSKRDVEVDLDIPKDAKKQKKELIQAVQKAPPKKNKKKKKKKNSNVEMVEGEQKPIAKQSKTLFAGRLPFHTEKSDLEKFFKEVGEIKDVRLAKGIAHVEFASEEAAQKALKLNGEPLLGRNILLDFANTKPAPRPQNLVKTIFVTGFNKSLSEDEMKTALRAHFSACGEIKRISLPYYQETGDSKGVAYLDFSEDGFNKAMELNGSELGGRNIVVIEARPKEKNADRDSGRGNDDSSKKGPGRGNGEMRP
- the LOC103869544 gene encoding nucleolin 2 isoform X1, with product MVKSCKKEAITKVEAAAALDSNTKPSKKSKRDVEVDLDIPKDAKKQKKELIQAVQKAPPKKNKKKKKKKKKKQNSNVEMVEGEQKPIAKQSKTLFAGRLPFHTEKSDLEKFFKEVGEIKDVRLAKGIAHVEFASEEAAQKALKLNGEPLLGRNILLDFANTKPAPRPQNLVKTIFVTGFNKSLSEDEMKTALRAHFSACGEIKRISLPYYQETGDSKGVAYLDFSEDGFNKAMELNGSELGGRNIVVIEARPKEKNADRDSGRGNDDSSKKGPGRGNGEMRP